One region of Prionailurus viverrinus isolate Anna unplaced genomic scaffold, UM_Priviv_1.0 scaffold_38, whole genome shotgun sequence genomic DNA includes:
- the VPS9D1 gene encoding VPS9 domain-containing protein 1 isoform X7, which produces MAAAAGDGAMKPLQCAMKLANGAIELDTGNRPREAYTEYLRSIHYISQVLLEEVETTKEGGETVAPDTSKMLKLAEQCLERAQSTAAKLGKTYLKPAMPTAAPVPSPTSRHRRVYSDEGGKLSPFLPPEIFQKLQVVEAQSSKKELTPLQEASLQNQKLKAAYEARMARLDPSQALQKTSLTLSLQRQVMENLVIAKAREETLRRKREERRLRLQEVADRRFCSQVALTPEEREQRALYAAILEYEQDHDWPKHWRAQLKKSPGDLSLVTSLVSHLLSVPDHPISQLLKKLQCAVYRALYPVVSRGAAGAASAPGCCSLSPDADGLRAPGSRRLRPSQSLYCVLSPAEPGPAPRPPDGTHGSPPTPPPHAGPPEGGADGGPAGPASPLAHTPPGVQSRHSSFEDLEHFLATSEGWGRGRGRPPEPQASGVKTEPLSEQLKSTVKDIHNAIDRLLSLTLLAFEGLNAAASKDRCLACIEEPFFSPLWPLLLALYRSVHRLREAALSRSMELYRNAPPTAIGVPTKLLPRGLEATGAGAFPYCAAAQELGLLVLESCPQKKLECIVRVLRVICACAEGYCRAQEAASEARPQLGAAAIGADDLLPILSFVVLRSGLPQLVSECAALEEFIHEGYLIGEEGYCLTSLQSALSYVELLPRGALGK; this is translated from the exons ATGGCCGCTGCGGCCGGGGACGGCGCGATGAAGCCGCTGCAGTGTGCCATGAAGCTGGCCAACGGGGCCATCGAGCTGGATACCGGCAACCGGCCCCGG GAAGCATATACGGAATACCTGAGGAGCATCCACTATATCTCCCAGGTGCTGTTGGAAGAAGTGGAGACAACCAAAG AAGGTGGGGAAACTGTGGCCCCGGACACCTCAAAGATGCTGAAGCTGGCCGAGCAGTGTCTGGAGAGGGCCCAGTCAACAGCTGCCAAGCTCG GGAAAACATACCTGAAGCCAGCCATGCCCACAGCTGCTCCTGTCCCCTCACCGACCAGCCGACATCGCCGGGTGTACTCAGATGAAGGGGGGaaactctctccctttctgccgcCCGAGATCTTCCAGAAGCTTCAAGTGGTAGAGGCACAAAGTTCTAAGAA GGAGCTGACGCCCCTGCAGGAAGCCTCTCTGCAGAACCAGAAACTGAAGGCCGCCTACGAGGCCCGGATGGCTCGTCTGGACCCCAGCCAGGCCCTGCAGAAGACCTCCCTG ACCCTGTCCCTGCAGCGGCAGGTGATGGAGAACCTTGTGATCGCCAAAGCCCGGGAGGAGACC CTgcggaggaagagggaggagcgCCGGCTGCGGCTCCAGGAGGTGGCCGACAG GAGGTTCTGCAGTCAGGTGGCCCTGACCCCGGAAGAGCGGGAGCAGCGGGCCCTCTATGCCGCCATCCTCGAGTACGAGCAAGACCAC GACTGGCCGAAGCACTGGAGAGCCCAGCTCAAGAAGAGCCCGGGGGACCTGTCGCTGGTGACCAGCCTGGTCTCCCACCTGCTCAG CGTTCCCGACCACCCCATCTCGCAGCTCCTGAAGAAGCTCCAGTGTGCGGTGTACCGGGCGCTGTACCCCGTCGTGAGCAGGGGCGCCGCGGGCGCCGCTTCCGCCCCCGGCTGCTGCTCCTTGTCCCCAGACGCCGACGGGCTGCGGGCTCCCGGGAGCCGGCGGCTCCGGCCCTCGCAGAGCCTCTACTGCGTGCTCTCCCCCGCGGAGCCGGGCCCCGCCCCTCGGCCCCCGGACGGCACCCACGGCAgcccccccacgcccccgccGCACGCCGGCCCCCCCGAGGGAGGGGCGGACGGCGGCCCCGCCGGGCCTGCCTCCCCCCTGGCACACACCCCGCCGGGCGTGCAGAGCAGACACAGCTCCTTCGAAGACCTCGAACACTTCTTGGCCACTTCTgaggggtggggccgggggcgTGGGAGGCCGCCTGAGCCCCAGGCCTCTGGGGTGAAGACGGAGCCGTTGTCGGAGCAGCTGAAGAGTACCGTCAAGGACATACACAACGCCATCG ACAGGCTGCTTTCGCTGACTCTCCTGGCTTTCGAAGGCCTGAATGCGGCCGCCTCCAAGGACCGATGCCTGGCCTGCATCGAGGAGCCTTTCTTCTCCCCACTGTGGCCCTTGCTGCTGGCACTCTACAG gagcgtgcaccgcctccgGGAGGCCGCCCTGAGCAGGAGCATGGAGCTCTACAGGAATGCGCCCCCGACGGCCATAGGCGTTCCCACGAAGCTcctgccccggggcctggaggccacaGGAGCCGGTGCCTTCCCCTACTGTGCTGCAGCCCAGGAGCTGGGGTTGCTGGTTCTGGAGAGCTGCCCCCAGAAGAAGCTGGAGTGCATCG TGCGGGTCCTGCGGGTTATCTGTGCCTGTGCCGAGGGTTACTGCCGGGCCCAGGAGGCTGCGTCTGAGGCCAGACCCCAGCTTGGTGCCGCAGCCAT CGGTGCCGACGACCTGCTGCCCATCTTGTCCTTTGTGGTGCTGAGAAGCGGTCTcccccagctggtgtcagaatGCGCAGCCCTGGAGGAGTTCATCCATGAGGG GTACCTGATCGGAGAGGAGGGTTACTGCCTGACGTCACTACAGAGCGCCCTGAGCTACGTGGAGCTGCTGCCCCGGGGCGCCCTGGGCAAGTAG
- the VPS9D1 gene encoding VPS9 domain-containing protein 1 isoform X4: MAAAAGDGAMKPLQCAMKLANGAIELDTGNRPREAYTEYLRSIHYISQVLLEEVETTKEGGETVAPDTSKMLKLAEQCLERAQSTAAKLGKTYLKPAMPTAAPVPSPTSRHRRVYSDEGGKLSPFLPPEIFQKLQVVEAQSSKKELTPLQEASLQNQKLKAAYEARMARLDPSQALQKTSLTLSLQRQVMENLVIAKAREETLRRKREERRLRLQEVADRRFCSQVALTPEEREQRALYAAILEYEQDHDWPKHWRAQLKKSPGDLSLVTSLVSHLLSVPDHPISQLLKKLQCAVYRALYPVVSRGAAGAASAPGCCSLSPDADGLRAPGSRRLRPSQSLYCVLSPAEPGPAPRPPDGTHGSPPTPPPHAGPPEGGADGGPAGPASPLAHTPPGVQSRHSSFEDLEHFLATSEGWGRGRGRPPEPQASGVKTEPLSEQLKSTVKDIHNAIGLNAAASKDRCLACIEEPFFSPLWPLLLALYRSVHRLREAALSRSMELYRNAPPTAIGVPTKLLPRGLEATGAGAFPYCAAAQELGLLVLESCPQKKLECIVRVLRVICACAEGYCRAQEAASEARPQLGAAAIDCRPWAPWARVLCVLQGLPWHLFSSLRCLFRRIAAPGSDPSGADDLLPILSFVVLRSGLPQLVSECAALEEFIHEGYLIGEEGYCLTSLQSALSYVELLPRGALVGIGHPGASG; encoded by the exons ATGGCCGCTGCGGCCGGGGACGGCGCGATGAAGCCGCTGCAGTGTGCCATGAAGCTGGCCAACGGGGCCATCGAGCTGGATACCGGCAACCGGCCCCGG GAAGCATATACGGAATACCTGAGGAGCATCCACTATATCTCCCAGGTGCTGTTGGAAGAAGTGGAGACAACCAAAG AAGGTGGGGAAACTGTGGCCCCGGACACCTCAAAGATGCTGAAGCTGGCCGAGCAGTGTCTGGAGAGGGCCCAGTCAACAGCTGCCAAGCTCG GGAAAACATACCTGAAGCCAGCCATGCCCACAGCTGCTCCTGTCCCCTCACCGACCAGCCGACATCGCCGGGTGTACTCAGATGAAGGGGGGaaactctctccctttctgccgcCCGAGATCTTCCAGAAGCTTCAAGTGGTAGAGGCACAAAGTTCTAAGAA GGAGCTGACGCCCCTGCAGGAAGCCTCTCTGCAGAACCAGAAACTGAAGGCCGCCTACGAGGCCCGGATGGCTCGTCTGGACCCCAGCCAGGCCCTGCAGAAGACCTCCCTG ACCCTGTCCCTGCAGCGGCAGGTGATGGAGAACCTTGTGATCGCCAAAGCCCGGGAGGAGACC CTgcggaggaagagggaggagcgCCGGCTGCGGCTCCAGGAGGTGGCCGACAG GAGGTTCTGCAGTCAGGTGGCCCTGACCCCGGAAGAGCGGGAGCAGCGGGCCCTCTATGCCGCCATCCTCGAGTACGAGCAAGACCAC GACTGGCCGAAGCACTGGAGAGCCCAGCTCAAGAAGAGCCCGGGGGACCTGTCGCTGGTGACCAGCCTGGTCTCCCACCTGCTCAG CGTTCCCGACCACCCCATCTCGCAGCTCCTGAAGAAGCTCCAGTGTGCGGTGTACCGGGCGCTGTACCCCGTCGTGAGCAGGGGCGCCGCGGGCGCCGCTTCCGCCCCCGGCTGCTGCTCCTTGTCCCCAGACGCCGACGGGCTGCGGGCTCCCGGGAGCCGGCGGCTCCGGCCCTCGCAGAGCCTCTACTGCGTGCTCTCCCCCGCGGAGCCGGGCCCCGCCCCTCGGCCCCCGGACGGCACCCACGGCAgcccccccacgcccccgccGCACGCCGGCCCCCCCGAGGGAGGGGCGGACGGCGGCCCCGCCGGGCCTGCCTCCCCCCTGGCACACACCCCGCCGGGCGTGCAGAGCAGACACAGCTCCTTCGAAGACCTCGAACACTTCTTGGCCACTTCTgaggggtggggccgggggcgTGGGAGGCCGCCTGAGCCCCAGGCCTCTGGGGTGAAGACGGAGCCGTTGTCGGAGCAGCTGAAGAGTACCGTCAAGGACATACACAACGCCATCG GCCTGAATGCGGCCGCCTCCAAGGACCGATGCCTGGCCTGCATCGAGGAGCCTTTCTTCTCCCCACTGTGGCCCTTGCTGCTGGCACTCTACAG gagcgtgcaccgcctccgGGAGGCCGCCCTGAGCAGGAGCATGGAGCTCTACAGGAATGCGCCCCCGACGGCCATAGGCGTTCCCACGAAGCTcctgccccggggcctggaggccacaGGAGCCGGTGCCTTCCCCTACTGTGCTGCAGCCCAGGAGCTGGGGTTGCTGGTTCTGGAGAGCTGCCCCCAGAAGAAGCTGGAGTGCATCG TGCGGGTCCTGCGGGTTATCTGTGCCTGTGCCGAGGGTTACTGCCGGGCCCAGGAGGCTGCGTCTGAGGCCAGACCCCAGCTTGGTGCCGCAGCCAT AGACTGCCGCCCGTGGGCCCCTTGGGCCCGGGTGTTGTGTGTCCTGCAGGGCCTCCCTTGGCACCTTTTCAGCTCCCTTAGATGCCTCTTCCGGAGGATCGCCGCGCCTGGCTCCGATCCCAG CGGTGCCGACGACCTGCTGCCCATCTTGTCCTTTGTGGTGCTGAGAAGCGGTCTcccccagctggtgtcagaatGCGCAGCCCTGGAGGAGTTCATCCATGAGGG GTACCTGATCGGAGAGGAGGGTTACTGCCTGACGTCACTACAGAGCGCCCTGAGCTACGTGGAGCTGCTGCCCCGGGGCGCCCTGG TAGGCATTGGACATCCTGGGGCCTCTGGCTGA
- the VPS9D1 gene encoding VPS9 domain-containing protein 1 isoform X10, with product MAAAAGDGAMKPLQCAMKLANGAIELDTGNRPREAYTEYLRSIHYISQVLLEEVETTKEGGETVAPDTSKMLKLAEQCLERAQSTAAKLGKTYLKPAMPTAAPVPSPTSRHRRVYSDEGGKLSPFLPPEIFQKLQVVEAQSSKKELTPLQEASLQNQKLKAAYEARMARLDPSQALQKTSLTLSLQRQVMENLVIAKAREETLRRKREERRLRLQEVADRRFCSQVALTPEEREQRALYAAILEYEQDHDWPKHWRAQLKKSPGDLSLVTSLVSHLLSVPDHPISQLLKKLQCAVYRALYPVVSRGAAGAASAPGCCSLSPDADGLRAPGSRRLRPSQSLYCVLSPAEPGPAPRPPDGTHGSPPTPPPHAGPPEGGADGGPAGPASPLAHTPPGVQSRHSSFEDLEHFLATSEGWGRGRGRPPEPQASGVKTEPLSEQLKSTVKDIHNAIDRLLSLTLLAFEGLNAAASKDRCLACIEEPFFSPLWPLLLALYRSVHRLREAALSRSMELYRNAPPTAIGVPTKLLPRGLEATGAGAFPYCAAAQELGLLVLESCPQKKLECIGT from the exons ATGGCCGCTGCGGCCGGGGACGGCGCGATGAAGCCGCTGCAGTGTGCCATGAAGCTGGCCAACGGGGCCATCGAGCTGGATACCGGCAACCGGCCCCGG GAAGCATATACGGAATACCTGAGGAGCATCCACTATATCTCCCAGGTGCTGTTGGAAGAAGTGGAGACAACCAAAG AAGGTGGGGAAACTGTGGCCCCGGACACCTCAAAGATGCTGAAGCTGGCCGAGCAGTGTCTGGAGAGGGCCCAGTCAACAGCTGCCAAGCTCG GGAAAACATACCTGAAGCCAGCCATGCCCACAGCTGCTCCTGTCCCCTCACCGACCAGCCGACATCGCCGGGTGTACTCAGATGAAGGGGGGaaactctctccctttctgccgcCCGAGATCTTCCAGAAGCTTCAAGTGGTAGAGGCACAAAGTTCTAAGAA GGAGCTGACGCCCCTGCAGGAAGCCTCTCTGCAGAACCAGAAACTGAAGGCCGCCTACGAGGCCCGGATGGCTCGTCTGGACCCCAGCCAGGCCCTGCAGAAGACCTCCCTG ACCCTGTCCCTGCAGCGGCAGGTGATGGAGAACCTTGTGATCGCCAAAGCCCGGGAGGAGACC CTgcggaggaagagggaggagcgCCGGCTGCGGCTCCAGGAGGTGGCCGACAG GAGGTTCTGCAGTCAGGTGGCCCTGACCCCGGAAGAGCGGGAGCAGCGGGCCCTCTATGCCGCCATCCTCGAGTACGAGCAAGACCAC GACTGGCCGAAGCACTGGAGAGCCCAGCTCAAGAAGAGCCCGGGGGACCTGTCGCTGGTGACCAGCCTGGTCTCCCACCTGCTCAG CGTTCCCGACCACCCCATCTCGCAGCTCCTGAAGAAGCTCCAGTGTGCGGTGTACCGGGCGCTGTACCCCGTCGTGAGCAGGGGCGCCGCGGGCGCCGCTTCCGCCCCCGGCTGCTGCTCCTTGTCCCCAGACGCCGACGGGCTGCGGGCTCCCGGGAGCCGGCGGCTCCGGCCCTCGCAGAGCCTCTACTGCGTGCTCTCCCCCGCGGAGCCGGGCCCCGCCCCTCGGCCCCCGGACGGCACCCACGGCAgcccccccacgcccccgccGCACGCCGGCCCCCCCGAGGGAGGGGCGGACGGCGGCCCCGCCGGGCCTGCCTCCCCCCTGGCACACACCCCGCCGGGCGTGCAGAGCAGACACAGCTCCTTCGAAGACCTCGAACACTTCTTGGCCACTTCTgaggggtggggccgggggcgTGGGAGGCCGCCTGAGCCCCAGGCCTCTGGGGTGAAGACGGAGCCGTTGTCGGAGCAGCTGAAGAGTACCGTCAAGGACATACACAACGCCATCG ACAGGCTGCTTTCGCTGACTCTCCTGGCTTTCGAAGGCCTGAATGCGGCCGCCTCCAAGGACCGATGCCTGGCCTGCATCGAGGAGCCTTTCTTCTCCCCACTGTGGCCCTTGCTGCTGGCACTCTACAG gagcgtgcaccgcctccgGGAGGCCGCCCTGAGCAGGAGCATGGAGCTCTACAGGAATGCGCCCCCGACGGCCATAGGCGTTCCCACGAAGCTcctgccccggggcctggaggccacaGGAGCCGGTGCCTTCCCCTACTGTGCTGCAGCCCAGGAGCTGGGGTTGCTGGTTCTGGAGAGCTGCCCCCAGAAGAAGCTGGAGTGCATCG GTACCTGA
- the VPS9D1 gene encoding VPS9 domain-containing protein 1 isoform X1 — protein sequence MAAAAGDGAMKPLQCAMKLANGAIELDTGNRPREAYTEYLRSIHYISQVLLEEVETTKEGGETVAPDTSKMLKLAEQCLERAQSTAAKLGKTYLKPAMPTAAPVPSPTSRHRRVYSDEGGKLSPFLPPEIFQKLQVVEAQSSKKELTPLQEASLQNQKLKAAYEARMARLDPSQALQKTSLTLSLQRQVMENLVIAKAREETLRRKREERRLRLQEVADRRFCSQVALTPEEREQRALYAAILEYEQDHDWPKHWRAQLKKSPGDLSLVTSLVSHLLSVPDHPISQLLKKLQCAVYRALYPVVSRGAAGAASAPGCCSLSPDADGLRAPGSRRLRPSQSLYCVLSPAEPGPAPRPPDGTHGSPPTPPPHAGPPEGGADGGPAGPASPLAHTPPGVQSRHSSFEDLEHFLATSEGWGRGRGRPPEPQASGVKTEPLSEQLKSTVKDIHNAIDRLLSLTLLAFEGLNAAASKDRCLACIEEPFFSPLWPLLLALYRSVHRLREAALSRSMELYRNAPPTAIGVPTKLLPRGLEATGAGAFPYCAAAQELGLLVLESCPQKKLECIGQKRCESSIFGQELPSSASSTRAGRGRCQGVVLGLAPLGPLLKPHFWATVRVLRVICACAEGYCRAQEAASEARPQLGAAAIDCRPWAPWARVLCVLQGLPWHLFSSLRCLFRRIAAPGSDPSGADDLLPILSFVVLRSGLPQLVSECAALEEFIHEGYLIGEEGYCLTSLQSALSYVELLPRGALGK from the exons ATGGCCGCTGCGGCCGGGGACGGCGCGATGAAGCCGCTGCAGTGTGCCATGAAGCTGGCCAACGGGGCCATCGAGCTGGATACCGGCAACCGGCCCCGG GAAGCATATACGGAATACCTGAGGAGCATCCACTATATCTCCCAGGTGCTGTTGGAAGAAGTGGAGACAACCAAAG AAGGTGGGGAAACTGTGGCCCCGGACACCTCAAAGATGCTGAAGCTGGCCGAGCAGTGTCTGGAGAGGGCCCAGTCAACAGCTGCCAAGCTCG GGAAAACATACCTGAAGCCAGCCATGCCCACAGCTGCTCCTGTCCCCTCACCGACCAGCCGACATCGCCGGGTGTACTCAGATGAAGGGGGGaaactctctccctttctgccgcCCGAGATCTTCCAGAAGCTTCAAGTGGTAGAGGCACAAAGTTCTAAGAA GGAGCTGACGCCCCTGCAGGAAGCCTCTCTGCAGAACCAGAAACTGAAGGCCGCCTACGAGGCCCGGATGGCTCGTCTGGACCCCAGCCAGGCCCTGCAGAAGACCTCCCTG ACCCTGTCCCTGCAGCGGCAGGTGATGGAGAACCTTGTGATCGCCAAAGCCCGGGAGGAGACC CTgcggaggaagagggaggagcgCCGGCTGCGGCTCCAGGAGGTGGCCGACAG GAGGTTCTGCAGTCAGGTGGCCCTGACCCCGGAAGAGCGGGAGCAGCGGGCCCTCTATGCCGCCATCCTCGAGTACGAGCAAGACCAC GACTGGCCGAAGCACTGGAGAGCCCAGCTCAAGAAGAGCCCGGGGGACCTGTCGCTGGTGACCAGCCTGGTCTCCCACCTGCTCAG CGTTCCCGACCACCCCATCTCGCAGCTCCTGAAGAAGCTCCAGTGTGCGGTGTACCGGGCGCTGTACCCCGTCGTGAGCAGGGGCGCCGCGGGCGCCGCTTCCGCCCCCGGCTGCTGCTCCTTGTCCCCAGACGCCGACGGGCTGCGGGCTCCCGGGAGCCGGCGGCTCCGGCCCTCGCAGAGCCTCTACTGCGTGCTCTCCCCCGCGGAGCCGGGCCCCGCCCCTCGGCCCCCGGACGGCACCCACGGCAgcccccccacgcccccgccGCACGCCGGCCCCCCCGAGGGAGGGGCGGACGGCGGCCCCGCCGGGCCTGCCTCCCCCCTGGCACACACCCCGCCGGGCGTGCAGAGCAGACACAGCTCCTTCGAAGACCTCGAACACTTCTTGGCCACTTCTgaggggtggggccgggggcgTGGGAGGCCGCCTGAGCCCCAGGCCTCTGGGGTGAAGACGGAGCCGTTGTCGGAGCAGCTGAAGAGTACCGTCAAGGACATACACAACGCCATCG ACAGGCTGCTTTCGCTGACTCTCCTGGCTTTCGAAGGCCTGAATGCGGCCGCCTCCAAGGACCGATGCCTGGCCTGCATCGAGGAGCCTTTCTTCTCCCCACTGTGGCCCTTGCTGCTGGCACTCTACAG gagcgtgcaccgcctccgGGAGGCCGCCCTGAGCAGGAGCATGGAGCTCTACAGGAATGCGCCCCCGACGGCCATAGGCGTTCCCACGAAGCTcctgccccggggcctggaggccacaGGAGCCGGTGCCTTCCCCTACTGTGCTGCAGCCCAGGAGCTGGGGTTGCTGGTTCTGGAGAGCTGCCCCCAGAAGAAGCTGGAGTGCATCG GACAGAAGCGGTGTGAGAGCAGTATCTTCGGGCAGGAGCTTCCCAGTTCTGCCAGCTCCACTCGTGCCGGGAGGGGCCGGTGCCAGGGGGTTGTTCTGGGACTGGCTCCCCTCGGCCCTCTCCTGAAGCCTCACTTTTGGGCCACAGTGCGGGTCCTGCGGGTTATCTGTGCCTGTGCCGAGGGTTACTGCCGGGCCCAGGAGGCTGCGTCTGAGGCCAGACCCCAGCTTGGTGCCGCAGCCAT AGACTGCCGCCCGTGGGCCCCTTGGGCCCGGGTGTTGTGTGTCCTGCAGGGCCTCCCTTGGCACCTTTTCAGCTCCCTTAGATGCCTCTTCCGGAGGATCGCCGCGCCTGGCTCCGATCCCAG CGGTGCCGACGACCTGCTGCCCATCTTGTCCTTTGTGGTGCTGAGAAGCGGTCTcccccagctggtgtcagaatGCGCAGCCCTGGAGGAGTTCATCCATGAGGG GTACCTGATCGGAGAGGAGGGTTACTGCCTGACGTCACTACAGAGCGCCCTGAGCTACGTGGAGCTGCTGCCCCGGGGCGCCCTGGGCAAGTAG
- the VPS9D1 gene encoding VPS9 domain-containing protein 1 isoform X8 yields the protein MAAAAGDGAMKPLQCAMKLANGAIELDTGNRPREAYTEYLRSIHYISQVLLEEVETTKGGETVAPDTSKMLKLAEQCLERAQSTAAKLGKTYLKPAMPTAAPVPSPTSRHRRVYSDEGGKLSPFLPPEIFQKLQVVEAQSSKKELTPLQEASLQNQKLKAAYEARMARLDPSQALQKTSLTLSLQRQVMENLVIAKAREETLRRKREERRLRLQEVADRRFCSQVALTPEEREQRALYAAILEYEQDHDWPKHWRAQLKKSPGDLSLVTSLVSHLLSVPDHPISQLLKKLQCAVYRALYPVVSRGAAGAASAPGCCSLSPDADGLRAPGSRRLRPSQSLYCVLSPAEPGPAPRPPDGTHGSPPTPPPHAGPPEGGADGGPAGPASPLAHTPPGVQSRHSSFEDLEHFLATSEGWGRGRGRPPEPQASGVKTEPLSEQLKSTVKDIHNAIDRLLSLTLLAFEGLNAAASKDRCLACIEEPFFSPLWPLLLALYRSVHRLREAALSRSMELYRNAPPTAIGVPTKLLPRGLEATGAGAFPYCAAAQELGLLVLESCPQKKLECIVRVLRVICACAEGYCRAQEAASEARPQLGAAAIGADDLLPILSFVVLRSGLPQLVSECAALEEFIHEGYLIGEEGYCLTSLQSALSYVELLPRGALGK from the exons ATGGCCGCTGCGGCCGGGGACGGCGCGATGAAGCCGCTGCAGTGTGCCATGAAGCTGGCCAACGGGGCCATCGAGCTGGATACCGGCAACCGGCCCCGG GAAGCATATACGGAATACCTGAGGAGCATCCACTATATCTCCCAGGTGCTGTTGGAAGAAGTGGAGACAACCAAAG GTGGGGAAACTGTGGCCCCGGACACCTCAAAGATGCTGAAGCTGGCCGAGCAGTGTCTGGAGAGGGCCCAGTCAACAGCTGCCAAGCTCG GGAAAACATACCTGAAGCCAGCCATGCCCACAGCTGCTCCTGTCCCCTCACCGACCAGCCGACATCGCCGGGTGTACTCAGATGAAGGGGGGaaactctctccctttctgccgcCCGAGATCTTCCAGAAGCTTCAAGTGGTAGAGGCACAAAGTTCTAAGAA GGAGCTGACGCCCCTGCAGGAAGCCTCTCTGCAGAACCAGAAACTGAAGGCCGCCTACGAGGCCCGGATGGCTCGTCTGGACCCCAGCCAGGCCCTGCAGAAGACCTCCCTG ACCCTGTCCCTGCAGCGGCAGGTGATGGAGAACCTTGTGATCGCCAAAGCCCGGGAGGAGACC CTgcggaggaagagggaggagcgCCGGCTGCGGCTCCAGGAGGTGGCCGACAG GAGGTTCTGCAGTCAGGTGGCCCTGACCCCGGAAGAGCGGGAGCAGCGGGCCCTCTATGCCGCCATCCTCGAGTACGAGCAAGACCAC GACTGGCCGAAGCACTGGAGAGCCCAGCTCAAGAAGAGCCCGGGGGACCTGTCGCTGGTGACCAGCCTGGTCTCCCACCTGCTCAG CGTTCCCGACCACCCCATCTCGCAGCTCCTGAAGAAGCTCCAGTGTGCGGTGTACCGGGCGCTGTACCCCGTCGTGAGCAGGGGCGCCGCGGGCGCCGCTTCCGCCCCCGGCTGCTGCTCCTTGTCCCCAGACGCCGACGGGCTGCGGGCTCCCGGGAGCCGGCGGCTCCGGCCCTCGCAGAGCCTCTACTGCGTGCTCTCCCCCGCGGAGCCGGGCCCCGCCCCTCGGCCCCCGGACGGCACCCACGGCAgcccccccacgcccccgccGCACGCCGGCCCCCCCGAGGGAGGGGCGGACGGCGGCCCCGCCGGGCCTGCCTCCCCCCTGGCACACACCCCGCCGGGCGTGCAGAGCAGACACAGCTCCTTCGAAGACCTCGAACACTTCTTGGCCACTTCTgaggggtggggccgggggcgTGGGAGGCCGCCTGAGCCCCAGGCCTCTGGGGTGAAGACGGAGCCGTTGTCGGAGCAGCTGAAGAGTACCGTCAAGGACATACACAACGCCATCG ACAGGCTGCTTTCGCTGACTCTCCTGGCTTTCGAAGGCCTGAATGCGGCCGCCTCCAAGGACCGATGCCTGGCCTGCATCGAGGAGCCTTTCTTCTCCCCACTGTGGCCCTTGCTGCTGGCACTCTACAG gagcgtgcaccgcctccgGGAGGCCGCCCTGAGCAGGAGCATGGAGCTCTACAGGAATGCGCCCCCGACGGCCATAGGCGTTCCCACGAAGCTcctgccccggggcctggaggccacaGGAGCCGGTGCCTTCCCCTACTGTGCTGCAGCCCAGGAGCTGGGGTTGCTGGTTCTGGAGAGCTGCCCCCAGAAGAAGCTGGAGTGCATCG TGCGGGTCCTGCGGGTTATCTGTGCCTGTGCCGAGGGTTACTGCCGGGCCCAGGAGGCTGCGTCTGAGGCCAGACCCCAGCTTGGTGCCGCAGCCAT CGGTGCCGACGACCTGCTGCCCATCTTGTCCTTTGTGGTGCTGAGAAGCGGTCTcccccagctggtgtcagaatGCGCAGCCCTGGAGGAGTTCATCCATGAGGG GTACCTGATCGGAGAGGAGGGTTACTGCCTGACGTCACTACAGAGCGCCCTGAGCTACGTGGAGCTGCTGCCCCGGGGCGCCCTGGGCAAGTAG